The Amycolatopsis sp. DG1A-15b genome contains the following window.
CAGAGATCTTGAATCCGAACGAGAAGACTTTGATCCAACTACCGGAGATCCAATCCTTCGCCGACTTGAGTCAATTTTTTCGGGAAGAGTTGGGGAACCTTACGATGCAGATTCTCACGAACAAGCTATCAACGAAGCAAAACGACGGATCGACAACCGAATTCCACCTGGCTATAGTGCGGCCGCCAAAGATGATGCGACGGGGGACTACTTACAGTGGGATCAGACTCTCAACGAGGCCGCCACCCAAAAGCCGAGGTACCTGCTACTTGTGACCGGAAGCCTAAAAGTTGATTGGGTCCTCCGAGTGCGTGGACGTACACTTGGACCACGGCCGGAGCTTGCACTAGAGGCGCAGCAGCGCGCCGACTGCAAGCTTGTAATAATAAATATAAGTCAGTTTCTTGTACTGGTAAGCAATTACTCACATACTCAGGTCAGCAATGCAACATTAGAAGAGGGTGCGCGTATTGCGGAATCAGTTCAGGAACTTCGAAAGAGACTTGGGTAGATTTATAGCAATCGGACACGTAGGCGTGTAACGATTTTGTCAGCCGTACAATTGCAAGTCGCTCTTGCCGGCGACACCCGGCCCCTCAGCTCGTCATGAGAGGAAGTCGAAGGTGTTTGCATACCAGCGCGCTAGATTAGTGATCGTATAGGCTGCGCCTCCAAATTCATTTACGCTTGCGTAGCCATACCTTTTCGCCCTGTGATGAACACCGAGCCCCTGAAACGCCATGGGCATCATCTTAACAGCTAGAATATCCGACCGGCCAGCTTCAACAAACCAGCCTCCGTCGATCGGAAAGAACTTGTCGAAAGCAGCCAAGGCACTGGGTATCTCATCGCGCGGAACACCACTAAAAGATGACATCCACTTATACTCATCGTCGAGTTTATGAGTAAGATAGAAGCCACCCCACCCCCACAATAAGTGCTGCCAGAGAACTGGGTACCTGAAATAGGTCTTCCTCTTCCGCAACCAGGCTATTCCATCACAGAAGGATGACGGCAATGAATCGTACGTCGCATCCGATAGGCCCAATTCGCCTTCCAGCATCAGAAGATTAACCGCACCGCGCAGTATCGCAAGCCGGGCTCGATGTTCCGCATATAGAGACGTTTGAAGAAGGACCGGACTACCTTCCAGCAACACTCGTCTAATCAACACGCTCGGCCCGCTAACATCGAAAGCGTCAAACGGTTCACCCTCTAGCTCGCGAGCACAAGCCAGCGAGAGTTTGGGGTGTGATTTGTACGCCTCATACAGCAATGCCACAGTATCCAAGGCTGTCTGCGCAAAAAATACGCCGTTGCTCACGAGTCGGTGGTAGTTGACGATCTCCCTGGGACCCTCCTTGTCGCCGTTTGATTTCATGAACGCCATCAACTTGGAGGTCATTCTCCGCTCAATCATATTCGAGTATCGCCATAGTGCAACATCACCGTTGCCAGATGGCATTCCAAGTCCCGCGTCCTTGAATATCTCAATGGCGGCAGAGAAGTCGCCCAAGTCGACAAATTTGACGTTAAGTGGGTCGAACCGTGCTCGAACTTGCTCAACATCCTTGCTTCCATTCTTGACGAAAAAAGCACCTTGTCGCTGCCCCAGGTAACGCATCCATCCAACTACCTTGAATATGTCGGGATACCCCCATTTTCCACCTTTAGCCTCTACGATCATCGATTCTGCACCGGCAGACGAGTAGTATGTGGCCACTATGTCGAGTTCTAACACTTCATCGGGCGCTCGTTCTACAATGTTCTTCTCCACGAAGTAGCCCGAAGCCTGAAATAACGCTGCAACGTAGTCTTCCAGCTCTGCCCCAACCCCTGGAATTTGGGGAAGAGTGATCGTCTTCGCAGCCACTACCCGCTCCCGCCCGTTCGGCCGAAATGAGTTACTCACTCGGGGTCGCATCTAGTTAAGGCGACGTTACAGACTATACTGAAGCGTTACACCATTGCGGCCGACCGTATACCATCGGGGCAAACTTTGTGGCCCGCCAGGAAAGTTGCGACGTGGTATCGCAAACACGCGAAGAATCGAGAGGGTCTGCGAAGAGCCGAGTAGCTTCTGCCTAAATGTTATGGGCAGCCCTGACGGAGCTCGACGTCTCAGCGTTTTCCGTAGTTTGGGCACCGCCGGTGAGTTGTTGGCCGACTAGCGCATCTTGGCGTGCGCCGCGGTCGGCCTGGCACAGCAAACGACGTGGCCCGCGTCCGCGCTTCTCGACGGCGTCGCCGGTCATGACCGAGGTACCCGAGCCGGATCGCATCGCCGAGCGCGGTGGGCGCGTTGGCCACACGCGGGGGCGTCGTATACGGCTGGGCGCTCTCATCCCCCGGACGCGGCAGCGTCATGCCACGACCGTGCAAACCGGTCGCGCCACCCCACGAACCTCGCATTCGTGACTCTTCTCGTGACGAAGACCCCTGCAGCTTACCTTCCTGTCACGTAAGTGGTCACAGAAGTCGACTGTCACAACTTGGCTCGCAAGCCGTCACACGGGCTGTGACGGCTCAAAAGGACGGTCTACCTGCTAATACCTTGCTTGGGCCAGCTGGGACGGTTCATCGCGGGATCCGTCACGGAGCTTCCAAGCTGCCGTGTGGAGCCGACTTCGAATCGGCGGCGGACGCCGTCACAACGAGCTGGATAGCGGAGGGGCAGGAACTCAGAGGCGACGCGGCCGGTCTTGCCGGAGTGGAATCCCCTGCTCACGTCGATAGATGACGTCGCAGCGTT
Protein-coding sequences here:
- a CDS encoding PIN-like domain-containing protein; the protein is MNKGLADQFSHLIPPTVADQERAISEGMIAVDTDVLLTLYLYSSNAREHLMSALANVSGRLWLSHQAALEFHRHRLLIIDDRGRSYNDAMTALKAYDAATQRATDQIRAFANRIGMATEDKDRLVGFLTPDIDSANQMIRDLESEREDFDPTTGDPILRRLESIFSGRVGEPYDADSHEQAINEAKRRIDNRIPPGYSAAAKDDATGDYLQWDQTLNEAATQKPRYLLLVTGSLKVDWVLRVRGRTLGPRPELALEAQQRADCKLVIINISQFLVLVSNYSHTQVSNATLEEGARIAESVQELRKRLG
- a CDS encoding restriction endonuclease, producing the protein MAAKTITLPQIPGVGAELEDYVAALFQASGYFVEKNIVERAPDEVLELDIVATYYSSAGAESMIVEAKGGKWGYPDIFKVVGWMRYLGQRQGAFFVKNGSKDVEQVRARFDPLNVKFVDLGDFSAAIEIFKDAGLGMPSGNGDVALWRYSNMIERRMTSKLMAFMKSNGDKEGPREIVNYHRLVSNGVFFAQTALDTVALLYEAYKSHPKLSLACARELEGEPFDAFDVSGPSVLIRRVLLEGSPVLLQTSLYAEHRARLAILRGAVNLLMLEGELGLSDATYDSLPSSFCDGIAWLRKRKTYFRYPVLWQHLLWGWGGFYLTHKLDDEYKWMSSFSGVPRDEIPSALAAFDKFFPIDGGWFVEAGRSDILAVKMMPMAFQGLGVHHRAKRYGYASVNEFGGAAYTITNLARWYANTFDFLS